A genomic region of Negativicoccus succinicivorans contains the following coding sequences:
- a CDS encoding SufS family cysteine desulfurase produces MMDLENIRKDFPILQTQVGEEPLIYFDNAATTHRPRQVMEAVEEYVFSQHGNPHRGAHRLAQTASLAYDGAREVVARFIHAASSDEIIFTRNATESLNLIARSYGETHLKDGDKIVITIAEHHANLVTWQRVARVTGATLEYIYLTEDGHFDPSDFAKIDKTTKIVAFGHASNVLGMHVPVQEMIQRAHAVGAVVVLDGAQAAPHFAVDVQALDCDFYVFAGHKMLASQGIGVLYGKRALLDDMEPFNLGGDMIEYVQEQTTTFNTLPFKFEAGTQNVEGAVSLAAAIKYLEAIGWDAIVAHEKKLTEMALTGLSEMPFVKIIGTTNPAEKHGVITFLVDGVHPHDVATILDHYGIAVRSGHHCAQPLGAYLHAPATNRASFYIYNTEAEVARFLEVLPLVRKQMGFK; encoded by the coding sequence ATGATGGATCTGGAAAACATACGTAAGGATTTTCCTATTTTACAAACACAAGTGGGAGAGGAGCCGCTGATTTATTTTGATAATGCGGCGACAACCCACCGGCCCCGGCAAGTCATGGAGGCGGTCGAGGAGTACGTATTCTCGCAACATGGTAATCCACATCGCGGTGCACATCGTTTAGCGCAAACCGCATCTCTCGCATATGACGGTGCACGGGAAGTGGTGGCTCGTTTCATCCATGCCGCAAGTTCGGATGAGATTATTTTTACGCGTAATGCGACGGAAAGCCTAAATCTCATCGCCCGCAGTTATGGTGAGACGCATCTCAAGGATGGCGATAAAATCGTCATCACGATCGCCGAACACCATGCCAACTTGGTTACATGGCAGCGAGTTGCACGTGTGACCGGAGCGACACTGGAATATATTTATTTAACGGAAGACGGACATTTTGATCCGTCCGACTTTGCAAAAATTGATAAAACGACAAAAATTGTTGCGTTCGGTCATGCCAGCAATGTGTTGGGCATGCATGTGCCAGTCCAAGAGATGATTCAGCGCGCGCATGCCGTCGGAGCAGTTGTGGTTTTAGACGGGGCACAGGCGGCGCCTCATTTTGCCGTCGATGTGCAGGCTCTGGATTGTGATTTTTATGTATTTGCCGGCCACAAGATGCTCGCTTCGCAGGGGATCGGTGTATTGTACGGAAAACGAGCGCTGCTTGATGATATGGAACCATTTAATTTGGGCGGCGATATGATTGAATACGTGCAAGAACAGACCACTACATTCAATACTTTGCCCTTTAAATTTGAAGCCGGCACACAAAATGTGGAAGGTGCGGTATCCCTGGCTGCTGCCATAAAGTATTTGGAAGCGATCGGTTGGGATGCGATTGTTGCGCATGAGAAAAAGCTGACGGAAATGGCTCTTACGGGTCTTTCCGAGATGCCGTTTGTAAAGATTATCGGCACGACAAATCCCGCGGAAAAGCACGGCGTAATTACATTTTTAGTTGACGGTGTGCATCCGCATGATGTGGCGACAATTTTGGATCATTACGGGATTGCGGTTCGTTCAGGGCATCATTGTGCGCAGCCGCTAGGCGCGTATTTGCATGCACCGGCGACGAATCGAGCAAGCTTCTATATTTATAATACGGAAGCGGAAGTGGCACGATTTTTAGAAGTATTGCCACTGGTACGTAAACAAATGGGATTTAAATAG
- a CDS encoding SufD family Fe-S cluster assembly protein, which yields MKKQFNLLPMTTYRWTKANYTELDVAAHVDASQLTAVWSQPEQVECVTGITTASLAFLRPQFRGADPETFAETMSDAAQQFKIVVPEDTKQQLRLNLTFTETQNHWLGAVVIDVRANAELALEIAIDNESKNDGRLNYAILSSVGDNAVLKITKVHTGVPLTTAIEHRYTRLNTASQAAFIGAEFGAERIIYHSDADLLGEASTLSEEGVYVANEKQHLDLYYDRNHFGKKTESHLATYGALRDAAKKVFRGCIDFKHGSSGAIGNEEDYVVLLSPQAKNISLPLLLCTEDDVQGNHASSAGQMDKERLYYLMSRGFSQEEAKRLVVEAMLRPVIDKIIADDLRETVLTAVETKMEAI from the coding sequence ATGAAAAAACAATTTAACTTACTGCCGATGACAACCTATCGCTGGACGAAAGCCAATTACACGGAATTGGATGTGGCGGCTCATGTAGACGCCTCACAACTTACGGCAGTGTGGTCGCAGCCAGAACAAGTCGAATGCGTTACAGGAATAACGACAGCATCTCTTGCGTTTTTACGACCGCAATTTCGCGGTGCGGATCCTGAAACGTTTGCGGAAACGATGAGTGACGCAGCGCAGCAATTCAAAATTGTCGTACCGGAGGACACCAAGCAACAACTTCGTTTGAACCTCACATTCACGGAAACACAAAATCACTGGTTGGGTGCAGTTGTCATCGACGTGCGGGCAAATGCCGAATTAGCGTTGGAGATTGCCATTGACAATGAAAGCAAAAATGACGGACGATTGAACTATGCCATTTTAAGTTCTGTCGGTGACAATGCCGTATTAAAAATTACTAAGGTTCATACAGGCGTGCCTCTGACGACTGCGATTGAGCATCGTTACACTCGGCTTAATACCGCATCGCAAGCGGCATTTATCGGCGCCGAATTCGGTGCGGAGCGCATTATCTATCACAGCGATGCGGATTTGTTAGGTGAAGCATCTACGCTTTCCGAAGAAGGCGTTTATGTAGCCAACGAAAAGCAGCATCTTGACTTGTATTACGATCGTAACCATTTCGGGAAGAAAACCGAATCTCATTTAGCGACTTATGGAGCCTTACGAGATGCGGCAAAAAAAGTTTTTCGCGGCTGTATTGACTTCAAGCACGGATCGTCGGGAGCGATTGGCAACGAGGAAGATTATGTCGTGCTTTTGAGTCCGCAGGCGAAAAATATCTCTTTGCCCTTGCTTTTATGTACGGAAGATGATGTGCAGGGAAATCATGCCTCCAGTGCCGGCCAAATGGATAAAGAACGGTTATACTACTTAATGAGCCGAGGCTTTTCACAGGAAGAAGCGAAGCGTTTAGTGGTAGAAGCGATGTTGCGCCCTGTCATTGATAAAATTATTGCCGATGATTTGCGTGAAACGGTACTTACCGCAGTAGAGACAAAGATGGAAGCGATATGA
- the sufB gene encoding Fe-S cluster assembly protein SufB: protein MAEEKRKKTYVADMERGVYDVRDSFSYDYKTDSGLTPDIVREISAKKDEPQWMLDFRLRSLAIYQQMDVPPWAPDISGLNMEEIVTYVRPRTDMKASWDDVPQDIKETFDRLGIPRAEQTSLAGVGAQYDSEVVYHNIQEDLVKQGVIYTDFETALKEHEDIVRRHFMTLVPPNDHKFAALHGAVWSGGSYVFVPAGVDVKIPLQSYFRLNAPGAGQFEHTLIILEPGAKCHFIEGCSAPRYNVANLHAGCVELFVADGAELRYSTIENWSKNMYNLNTKRALIGKDARMEWVSGSFGSHVSMLYPMTILKGDNSVCEFTGITFAGEGQTLDTGSKVVHLGKNTTSNINSKSISKSGGAAIYRGLLRIGPKAKGAKSSVSCESLMLDDQSRSDTVPDISIENDDVDLGHEAKIGRISDEAIYYLMSRGLSEDEAKAMLVRGFAEPISKELPLEYAVEMNNLIRLEFEGSIG, encoded by the coding sequence ATGGCTGAAGAAAAACGCAAAAAAACATATGTTGCCGACATGGAACGTGGCGTTTACGACGTGCGCGACAGTTTTTCGTATGACTATAAGACGGATTCGGGATTAACGCCGGACATCGTACGTGAAATTTCCGCCAAAAAAGATGAGCCGCAATGGATGCTTGATTTTCGCTTGCGCTCGCTTGCGATTTATCAACAGATGGATGTACCACCGTGGGCGCCGGATATTTCCGGCTTAAACATGGAAGAAATTGTGACCTATGTGCGTCCCCGTACTGATATGAAAGCAAGTTGGGATGACGTGCCGCAGGATATCAAAGAAACGTTTGATCGTTTGGGTATTCCGCGTGCGGAGCAAACTTCGCTTGCCGGTGTTGGGGCGCAATATGACTCTGAGGTGGTGTACCACAATATCCAGGAAGATCTGGTGAAACAGGGCGTCATTTATACGGATTTTGAGACGGCACTCAAAGAACATGAAGATATCGTGCGCCGTCACTTTATGACGCTGGTGCCGCCGAACGATCACAAATTTGCCGCTTTGCATGGCGCAGTATGGTCAGGCGGATCATATGTTTTTGTGCCGGCAGGAGTTGATGTCAAGATTCCCTTACAGAGTTACTTCCGTTTGAATGCGCCGGGAGCCGGGCAGTTTGAACATACGCTGATTATTTTGGAACCGGGGGCGAAGTGCCATTTTATTGAGGGCTGTTCAGCGCCTCGCTACAATGTGGCGAATTTGCATGCCGGGTGTGTCGAATTATTTGTTGCTGACGGTGCGGAATTACGCTATTCGACGATTGAAAATTGGTCGAAGAATATGTACAACCTCAATACAAAACGTGCGTTGATCGGCAAGGACGCACGTATGGAATGGGTTAGCGGATCGTTTGGTTCGCATGTTTCCATGCTGTATCCGATGACGATTTTAAAAGGAGACAACTCCGTCTGTGAATTTACCGGTATTACATTTGCGGGGGAAGGACAGACATTAGACACAGGTTCGAAGGTCGTTCATTTAGGAAAAAATACAACTTCAAACATCAATAGCAAATCGATATCTAAGAGTGGCGGTGCAGCGATTTATCGCGGCCTTTTGCGGATCGGACCGAAGGCTAAAGGGGCTAAATCTTCTGTCAGCTGCGAGTCGCTGATGCTGGATGACCAGTCACGTTCCGATACGGTACCGGATATCTCTATTGAAAACGACGATGTTGATTTGGGACACGAGGCTAAGATTGGACGCATCAGCGATGAAGCTATTTATTATCTGATGAGTCGGGGCCTTTCGGAGGACGAGGCGAAAGCCATGCTGGTACGCGGCTTTGCCGAGCCGATTTCTAAAGAATTGCCGTTGGAATATGCAGTGGAAATGAATAATTTGATACGTTTGGAATTCGAAGGTTCCATCGGGTAG
- the sufC gene encoding Fe-S cluster assembly ATPase SufC: protein MSELLRIEDLHVAVEDKELLHGVNLTIEHGEVHVVMGTNGAGKSTLMHAIMGNPAYTVTQGKIYFEGKDITDYSVDERAKAGIFLSFQSPLAVPGITVENFLRTAKVTVSGEPQRLFPFKRKLHQEMRSLDMDIAYADRYVNDGFSGGERKKSEILQMKMLEPKLAILDETDSGLDVDAVRIVSQAIADYHSPEHAFIIITHHNQLLKYITPDKVHVMMNGNFVTEGDASLIDTIEAQGFDHLRNR, encoded by the coding sequence ATGTCTGAATTATTACGCATTGAAGACCTGCATGTAGCGGTCGAAGATAAAGAACTTTTACATGGTGTCAATCTCACCATTGAGCACGGTGAAGTGCATGTTGTGATGGGAACCAACGGGGCCGGAAAATCGACTTTAATGCACGCCATTATGGGAAATCCCGCCTATACAGTTACCCAAGGGAAAATTTATTTTGAAGGAAAAGATATCACTGACTATAGCGTAGATGAACGCGCTAAAGCGGGAATTTTTCTTTCTTTTCAGTCGCCGCTTGCGGTACCCGGAATTACGGTAGAAAATTTTTTGCGTACGGCAAAAGTAACGGTCTCCGGTGAACCGCAACGATTATTTCCGTTTAAGCGCAAGCTCCACCAGGAAATGCGTTCCCTAGATATGGATATCGCCTATGCCGATCGTTACGTAAATGACGGATTTTCAGGCGGAGAACGCAAGAAAAGTGAAATCTTACAGATGAAGATGCTGGAACCGAAATTGGCTATTTTAGATGAAACGGACTCGGGACTCGATGTGGATGCTGTCCGTATTGTCTCCCAGGCAATTGCCGACTACCATAGCCCTGAACACGCATTTATCATCATCACACATCACAATCAATTGTTAAAATACATCACCCCCGATAAAGTACATGTAATGATGAACGGAAATTTCGTAACCGAAGGCGATGCGTCTCTCATCGATACGATTGAAGCGCAGGGGTTTGATCATTTGCGAAACAGGTGA
- the lysA gene encoding diaminopimelate decarboxylase, which translates to MMKKSIPLSEAALCELVQEYGTPFHLYDEKGIRENVRQLQAAFSWHPRFREYYAVKANPNPYLMEILREEGCGADCSSLPELVLAHAVGFRDDEIIFSSNNTAPAEYERAYQDNTIINVDDISHLPDLKERDWLPEKICFRYNPGAIGYGNDIIGHPEEAKYGMTKEQIFAAVRWAKKQNIQWIGLHTMIVSNTLDIEELAQTAKMMFTLAAEICHEEGIRIDFIDLGGGIGIAYRPDEIPLDYQDYGNRVRKLYGEILAPCGLQDVALALECGRAITGPYGWLVTSAIHYKHTYRNYIGVDTSMADLMRPGMYGAYHHLTVLGKDDVPCDHIYDVVGSLCENNDKFAVQRPLPEIVMGDILILHDTGAHGYAMGFNYNGKLRARELLLKSNGQVQQIRRPETLRDYFATLDYPDLPR; encoded by the coding sequence ATGATGAAAAAATCGATTCCGCTCAGTGAAGCGGCGTTGTGTGAGCTTGTACAAGAGTACGGTACACCTTTTCATCTCTATGATGAAAAAGGTATACGGGAAAATGTGCGTCAACTGCAAGCGGCTTTTTCCTGGCATCCTCGCTTTCGGGAATATTACGCGGTCAAAGCAAATCCTAATCCGTACTTGATGGAAATATTGCGTGAAGAAGGTTGCGGCGCCGATTGCAGCTCACTTCCTGAACTGGTGCTTGCGCATGCGGTGGGCTTTCGGGACGACGAAATTATTTTTTCTTCCAACAATACCGCGCCGGCAGAGTACGAACGAGCGTATCAGGATAATACCATCATAAATGTCGATGATATTTCTCACTTGCCGGATTTGAAAGAACGAGACTGGTTACCGGAAAAAATTTGTTTTCGATATAATCCCGGAGCAATCGGTTACGGAAATGATATTATCGGTCATCCGGAAGAAGCCAAGTATGGTATGACCAAAGAGCAGATTTTTGCTGCTGTGCGATGGGCAAAAAAACAAAATATTCAATGGATCGGTCTGCATACGATGATTGTGTCCAATACTCTCGACATTGAGGAGTTGGCGCAGACCGCGAAAATGATGTTTACTCTTGCGGCGGAAATTTGTCATGAGGAAGGAATCCGAATTGACTTTATCGACTTAGGCGGTGGTATCGGTATCGCCTATCGGCCGGATGAAATACCTCTTGACTATCAGGATTATGGTAATCGTGTCCGGAAACTGTATGGAGAAATATTAGCACCTTGCGGCTTGCAAGATGTTGCATTAGCTTTGGAATGCGGTCGTGCTATTACCGGACCGTACGGTTGGCTTGTCACCAGTGCCATCCACTATAAACATACATATCGAAATTATATCGGAGTAGATACCTCGATGGCGGATCTGATGCGTCCGGGAATGTACGGTGCATACCATCATCTCACCGTTCTCGGTAAGGATGACGTGCCGTGCGATCATATCTATGATGTAGTCGGATCGTTATGCGAGAATAACGATAAGTTCGCGGTTCAGCGGCCACTTCCGGAAATCGTGATGGGAGATATTCTTATCCTTCATGATACCGGCGCACACGGGTATGCGATGGGGTTCAATTACAACGGCAAGTTACGCGCTCGTGAATTGTTACTGAAATCGAATGGGCAAGTGCAACAAATTCGCCGACCGGAAACATTACGCGATTATTTCGCTACACTGGACTACCCCGATTTACCACGCTGA